The genomic region TCTCCTTCTTCTCACAATAACATCGCTACGGTTTCGCCTGTCTGTAAACGCGATATCGACGGGAGCTGGAAGTGCACGGCAAACTTCTCTTTCGATAAAATTTCTTTTCCGAATGAATTCAACAATTTTGTTATTACTGCCTACGATGTTGCCGGGAACCGTGTAGAACGGCATATCAATTCCATTGAATTTCAGGAACGCCGCCCGGGCTTAAAAACCATAGAAGGGGCTTCGATTAGAGGCTTTAGAGTTGAAATGCATCGCTATCCTCATTCGTTAAAGTTGTTCAATAATCCGGGACAATCAGGAACACGCCCGTTCGGTGTTACGGCCCACAATGGAGAGAGTACTACCTCCGAAGTACTGCTGTGGTTCCAAATCAAAGATCTCGCATCGCAGGATTTACCAATCCGCGGCTTTTACATATACCGGCGTATACAGGGGCAAGCCGAATGGACGCTTGTAGGCCGTCAACAATATGCAGCTGATTATACCGGAGAACAGGACTATCGGTATCCCTCATACATAGGTTTTCACCTCGGCTATGATACCGATTCCTCGCTTGAAGAAGGTGTAACGTATGAATATAAAGTCAGACCCTTTATCGACGGCAGTCATTATCTTGATTCACCTACCGCAACGGCACGCCTTTTACCGGCATCTACCATAGAGTTGATAAATCCTGCGGACAACGGTGTGGTAAAAAAATCGGAACTGGACAATCTCAGTTTCTCCTTTAAGATAACCAACCCCGCTCTCTGGGATAACCGACTGGCGGATGCTTTTTCATTTGGCTTGCTTATTACCGAAAAAGCATCGACTGAAAATGTTGTGTTTGCAGGAAAAGTAAGCGTAGCCCTAAAAGCGACAGCCGGAAATAGGTTAAAATTGCAATATGCCGTTTCGGGAAATCCGAAAGAATACTCCTTTAAAGAATTACAGGAACGGGGATTCATTTCCGGAAGCGCTGTGGAAGACGATTTTATTTCGTACCGCAACGGCATTGTAACGATTCATCCCCGCTACCTTAAAACGGCAGCATTCAATCATCCCCTGTTCAAAGATGCAAAGTTTACAACCGGCTGTACGTATGGCTGGGATATTCTCGATTGGGGCGAAGATGCCAAAAATATTTCGGATAATGAACCGGCAGCATTCACAGCAGTGTGGCTGAGTAAAGATGCGGATGGGAATGAAATTCCTTACCCCACTGAACCGCTCAGTTCCAGCGAAAGTTTTGTCAGCCATCTTCGGTATCCGGGAAGTTTGAACGGACAATGTTATTTTAAAGTAATAGAAGAATAAAGAGCGATGAGGTTTATAATGAAACACCAAAGATACCGTTTTGATATATTGTTTTTTTCAGCAGCAGTATTTGTCATATTGACTGCGGGATGTTCGATGGGCTTTGTCGGTACGGCACCCGAATCCGACAGAATCGGCGGTGCACAAAGCGGCACCATGAATGCCAATACCGCGTTTAATTCTGAATGGATTATCAACCAGCAGGAACGACATAACGCGGATGAGCGGGTTCATGAGGGATATTCGATTGTTAAAACCACGGCCTCGTTTAATCAGGACGTTTTTACTGCCTTAAATGGCAGCGTTGTCGGTGCCCAGGATTTACACGACGGATACCTATATTTTTTAATAAAAACCGGATCCGACGCTGCGCAGTTCCGTACCGCAGTGCGCGCCATGGATGGCGTACTCTATGCGCAACCCGACTATCACTACGATGCTCCCGCACTCGTCGCAGATGATACAGCGCGTCCTCCGTACCGGAATCTCGGCACAACCGGCAGAGGATATTTCGGCACACAGGATGGCAATCTTACGGAAGACCCAAAAGCGGATCTTGCCGACTGGGGGCTCACCGTAACCGGCGCCCTCGAAGCATTTAAACGCTATGATGCACACGATGCGGTTCATCCGGTACTTGCAGCCATTATCGACACCGGTGTAAACAGCTTACACGAAGATTTCTATGATAAGACAAATCACTCTATCATCCTTTATGCAAAATCTTCGTTACACAGGGGAAGTTCTGTACAATACTCGCCCCCCCAGCCGGTACCGCTCCACGAAAACTGGGATAATCACGGTCACGGTACCCATTGTTCGGGAACAATTGCAGCTGTCGGAAATAATGGCAAAGGAATTTGCGGCGTTGCCCATGCGCACACCAAACTTATCACATACCGCGGCCTGGATGCATCGGGTGGCGATAGCTATGCAACATATTCATGCCTCGGCGACCTGGCCCAAATCATCACCGAACTTCGCAAAGAGCCCGGTGCACGCGATTCCGCCGTTTTTGCCGGATTGCCGTCAAACGTTATCTCTTATCCTAAACTGACACAAAAAACAGTTCCCGTTAATCTATCACTCGGCGGCTATGCCGTACACCCCTACGAGGTGGAGATGATGAATAAAGCGTTGGCCGCCGGTATCTTACCGGTTATTGCAATGGGCAATGACGGGAAAACGCTCGCCGCATATCCCGCAGCGCTGCAGGGAATTTTAGCCGTAGGAGCAACCGCAATGGATGACACGCGGGCAGCATTCAGTAACGGAGGAACATGGATGAGCGTGTGCGCTCCCGGTGAAAGTATTTACAGCTGCGGGAACGGCGGCTCAAACTGGTCCAATTATCATTCATCCGATGTAAAAACAAGCTATCGGTGGATGAGCGGAACGTCGATGGCAACACCGTTCGTAACGGGGGTAATCACCTATCTTTTATCGATTAATCCCGACCTTAGCCCGTACCAAATTAAGGCACTGCTTGAAAATACCGCCGATAAAATAGATCGACGTTCACCCTATGGGCAATACGATTCACGCGGCTTTTCTAAATGGTACGGCTATGGACGAGTAAATGTCTTAAACGCAGCAAATGCCCTTAAAACAGGCACCATCCCCGCTGAAGGAAGCGTATACAGCGAAAAGGCAGTAAAAATAACCGTAAAAAAAGCAGGCATATCCCAAACAAAAAAGCAAGTATGGCTATACGAAAAAGAGAGTGGTATTTGTGCAGCGGTCGGACTTACCGATGAGCATAACGGCACCGTTAGTTTTTACGGCTTACGGACAGGGTTTGCGTATGAAATCGGTATTAACGATGCCGGCACATACAAAACCTACCCCGTTACCGCTACAAACGATACCGATATAGAATATACTTTTTCATTGTAAAAAATAGTGAGTCTCTAAAACTTCACTGTCGCCGACAGGACGCAAGCGGTTCCAACAGCTTTGAGATTTGCAAACAGCAAATCTCAAAGCTAAACAAAGAGATAGATAGTATCCACACGAATAAAAGTAAAAAGTTACTGATGACGATTCAGAATGTTGCAAGAAGAAAACTTCGAATAATTGAAGCTGCAAAAGTTGTAGAAGATTTAAGGATCCCTCCTGGTAATCGTTTAGAAAAACTTGTGGGGAATTTAGACGGATTTTAGTCAATCAGAATAAATGATCAATGGAGAATTGTCTTTAAGTTTGAAAATGGAGGTGCAGAAAATGTTAGAATTACAGATTATCACTGATGAAAAATTACCCAATATTCATCCAGGGGAAATTCTTAAAGAAGATTTTTTAGATGCGATGAATATTTCTGCATATCGCCTGGCAAAAGAAATCAATGTTCCTGAAACAAGAATCTCCGAAATAATTCACGGAAAGCGTTCAATTACTGCGGATACCGCTATCAGATTTTCAAAATTCTTTGGAACGACGGCAGAATTCTGGTTCAATCTTCAGAATCTGTATGATTTAGAAGAAGAAAACAATAATCACTCTCTAGAATTTGAAACAATAAAAATGTACGCATATACATAAATTATCTAACATCCGCTTAACCTGCCATTGTCGCATCATAAAAAGTATACTTCCGTATGGAAGCTGCTGCCTGCACTTCACCGAAAAAGAAAAACCCCAGCCGATGGAAGTCATCAGCTGGGGTTTCCCCGCTTTTACACAGGGTTGGTTGGAAGAGATAACAACTGATTAGTTAAATTCCCGCGCTATGATAGGCAGTATATCTCTGTCGTTAAAACCTACTACCTTTATGTTATTACCGTTAAAGAAGGTATCATCTCCAAAATCATCTTTCCCCTTATATATGCAATTCTGCTTATCAAAGTCCGCAGGAATACCGGTACCCTTTATTTTCTTTATAGAATCCTTAAATCCTTGTTTGTTACTGAAAATCGATTCTACTTCATCTTTTTTAAGGTAGCGATGGTTAGAATCCGGTTGATTTCGATATGTATTACTGATTGATGTACCTAACTCAACATCACCATAACCAGTATTATCAAAATACCGTACACCGATATATTTTGTATCTTCTACTTTAATAATTACATAATAATTTTCCCACTGGGTTGGAGCCGAAAATGCACTTGCTTTATATTTCTTACCATCCTTATCGACAATATCACCGAAGGCGTAGGTTTCGCTCGGCGGTGTCGGCGTTTTGACGGTAACAGTAAAGGTAGCGCTCTTTTTCTTGTAGGTAACGGTTATCGTTTTGATACCTTCCGCCGAAGAGTCAAAGCCGCTTATTGAGTACTCGTCTTTAGTAATCAACCTTTGGGGAGCTTCCGTATATTTTACATAAACACTCAGACCGGCCGCATCAAACTTTTCACCGACTGCATACTCTTTTTTACTCAGCCCATCTTTAATTTCCAACTCTTTTACAATCTTCCATGTTGCTTCATATCCCGCATTTTCTTCGGGGAATTTTTGAGGCAAAAGAGGTGTCCATGCATCAAAATCGGCATCATCTTTTTCCGGTTTGCCGACCTCAGCTTCTTGTATTTTCTCACCGTATTTTCCAGTTAAGATTTTTGTTGGCTCAGAGCCGATCTTACCGCCTTTCGCATCGAATGTAAGCGTAACAGTTTTTCTGACGTAATAAATCTTTACAACAGTTGAACCGTCCGCCTCTATCGTCTCCTGCGTAACCGTAGGGGTTTCATAGCCCTTGTACTTCGCGTCCGTTCTTGCATTTGCCGCTGTCAGCTCACCGATTTTACCGGTTTTGCCTGTATCCTTATCTCGAAGATCATAGTTGCCTTGTGTATGTGTATCTGCAGGGCACACTTTTCCTGTGGCGGGATCGACTTTCTGCGTCCAGTGCTCAACCGTGTAGGTTGCTTGCTGTGCCGGCTGATCTTTCCAGATTGCTTTATGTTCTGTATTTGCAGTAAACCTAGCCGGCACCGGCGGCTCCCATTTTACGAACTCCTTTCCCTCTTTTGTCGGTTTAGCGGGGGGGGGGAGCAGATCCGCTTCATACCTGCCGGAAATATCTGAAATGGAATTTCCGCCGTCCGTGTTAAACTTTGCGGTAAAGATATTTCTGTCATAATAAATATCTACAATGGTTAAACCGTCAGCCTTTATTTTTTGCTGAACAATCTTTCCATCCACGTGACGTACCTTGCTGAGGTGGAAATTCTGATAGGTTTTTGCTTGCGCTTGTGTGTCTTCATCCGCGATGCCGGAAAGCGATTCTTCTACCTTATCCGTATAGGTATCGCCTATGATCGGCTGGTTCCAATGTCTGACGGTATAGTTTGCCGATTCCAAAGAATTCCACTGTGCGGTGTAGGTAACGTCCTCTTCAGGGAATGTTGCGGGCGGATCAACTCTTACTTCTGTGCGGGATTTCCAGCTGCTGAATTTCATACCGGCTTTTTCCGGTTTGGTGATAGTCTCTGTTACCGTTTCACCGTATTTACCCTGTACCTTTTTATTATCAGCGCTTGATCCGAACTTTCCACCGTTCGGATCAAAGGTAAGCGTAATCGTCTTCCGTGCATAATAAATATTGACCACGGTGGAACCGTCGGCTTTTATGTTCTCTTGCTTTATCTTTCCGGCAGGATGCTTTGCCGTATCCAACTCAAAACCTTCCTTTTCCTGTGCAACAGCCTTTGTTCCACTGCCAACCAAACCTTTCAGTCCAGTCTGAGGTGCGGTATCGTAACCGGTTCCGTCAACCTTTTCCCAATTATGGTTGACCGTATAGGTTTTCTCGATTGCACCGCCTGTACCACTACCGGGTCGCACATTCTGGTTACAAGAAAAAAAGAGCGACATTGCGAGTAATGCGCTTCCCGCTAAAAGGCATGTACGCCAAACATTTCTGCGCAATCCTATCCGCTGCAGACTTCTTAGACATTTAGTCATCTCTGACCATCCTAAACATACATTTCGCTTGTTAAAAGCAATATGTAAATAAAAGCTAACAACTTATAACGCAAAATCGGCTGTTTTATAGCCGACTTTGCGTTATATTTTTACTTAACCGATTATTGAGCCTGCTTTAAGGTAAGCTCGCAAGAATTTTGGACTCCTGCTTGTACAAGAAGTTTTTCTACTCCATAATACAAGAGTACATCTCTACCGAGTATCTTCTCGTGTATGTATACCTCTACCCTGCATTCATGTCCGACCGGTATACCGCATAGCGGTATATTTGTCGGAAAACTCATGCCACGAACAGGAAGTTCATTGCTCGCAAATATCACATCCTCGCCTTTTCCATACAATGCTTGATCGAGCGCGACAATACTCATCGATGCATTTGCCGGTATGGTAAAACTCGATTTGATTGTTGCAATAACCGTAGCGGTAGGGGTTGAATTTCCGGTTATAGTAACCGGTACACGCGTCAGAGCAGCGGCAGTACCTTGAATAGTAAAAGCACCTGCCTTTATATCACGAAGACCGTTAGGAAGATCACTCAATGCAGCTTTAGGTAAGACTGCTTTAAACGTAGTAGAGCCGGTTATCACGGCCTTTACCCACTTACCGCCTTTCTCTTGTTGAATAGGCAGTCCGGAAGAACCTACCCATATCTCAGAAACGACATCTGAAGGATTAGTAAATGAACCGGTTACGGTTAAACCTTCCGAGGGCAAAGCACTCAAATCGATTATTTGATCCTTTACAATGTTGTCAATTGTTATCGTTGTGACAGGGGTCGTTTTAATTGTAATGGTATACTCTTTTCTATCGCCGTTTTGTGCCACAACCGGGATTGTTACTTTATCGAACGGCGGGTAAAAAGCGTTCGTATATTCTCCCTGCCAACCGTCGATAGAGGCTTTTTTACTTTCCGGTGTCGCCGTTACTCTGATTTCTGTAATACCGTGCGACAAAGTGAGCGTATAATCCGTCTTCGCAGGTGAAAATGCTTCGTTTAACGGAATTGCATAAAATTTATAACCGTTTCCGTAATACTGAACTTTAAGATCGGTAAGCGAATTTTTCGCTTCGGCGTTCGTATCTACTTTTTTTATCCACAACGTATAGACATTCGGAGAGTATTCGTCAACTACCAATACATCTGACAGAAGGATTATCTGCACGCGGACATACCCCGGTGACCTCGGCATATCCTTTGTTAAATCGACCGTTGCCGAACCATTAAATACCTTTTCGGTATCTTTGTTAATTCTAATTTTCATCTTGGTTGTCAGAGGGAATTCCGGTACTGCGGTTATCGTTGTACTGGCAAGACTTTTCGACACCGTTGCATCAAAGTTTTTGGTTCCAAACACTCCGGATTTTTTATACTCGTTAAACGGAGCCGTATAAAAGTCACTTAAGCCAGTGCCCGTAAATGTTTTCAGTACAAAACTGCCTTCAGGCCGGATTGCTTTGATGGTATATTGCTTCGTGCTCACCGCATCCGCAGCGGTAACGGTAATAACAAAGAGGTTCTCCCCACCCTTGAGCGGCGTAAATTTCGTGTTTTCGCCGGACTTTAGGATAAGAGGAGCACTGTCGTTTGCAGTAACCGTCATAACAGCGTTTGCATCATCGGGTGTTGCCTGAATATAAAACTGGTCGCAGCTCGCATTCATTTTACACGTATAGGTATATGTTGCTTTAGCAAAGGTTGCGGGAGCTTCTATCCAAGGTTTACTAATTCCGGACAATCCGCTTTCCAGTACCAATGTTTTAAGCGCAGCATTTGAAGAAGCGCCTGTACCGGCTTTTTTTACAGTTATAGTATATTCATAAGCATTGGTAGGGCTCTCCGTTTGCTTTGTTTTTATCTTTATTATATTACTGCCTTCCTGCAACGCCTGTACTTCTCCGCCATCAACCGTTGCGGTAATACCGGTATCTACTGTAGGTACAACCTTTATTTTGCTGACGCTTGCCGGAACCCCAATCGT from Treponema vincentii harbors:
- the prcA gene encoding dentilisin complex subunit PrcA; translation: MKKLHHYPFFKCAAALCCIGVFISLFTACPNGQTPKKGVAVTVNVLDSVGGVPITESTVLTVYKVGASRSLYDQVRIVNGSALLYLLKNQRYDFNLSGAENGRAASVIENYWIRTADMQTVTMIQRMIQKGAQPEAPSIQSVTLNGQPFEDGSVWSSAVGQTMKLEIVFTSRSRAIQAIPDNGNFGCAVGIGTSPSSHNNIATVSPVCKRDIDGSWKCTANFSFDKISFPNEFNNFVITAYDVAGNRVERHINSIEFQERRPGLKTIEGASIRGFRVEMHRYPHSLKLFNNPGQSGTRPFGVTAHNGESTTSEVLLWFQIKDLASQDLPIRGFYIYRRIQGQAEWTLVGRQQYAADYTGEQDYRYPSYIGFHLGYDTDSSLEEGVTYEYKVRPFIDGSHYLDSPTATARLLPASTIELINPADNGVVKKSELDNLSFSFKITNPALWDNRLADAFSFGLLITEKASTENVVFAGKVSVALKATAGNRLKLQYAVSGNPKEYSFKELQERGFISGSAVEDDFISYRNGIVTIHPRYLKTAAFNHPLFKDAKFTTGCTYGWDILDWGEDAKNISDNEPAAFTAVWLSKDADGNEIPYPTEPLSSSESFVSHLRYPGSLNGQCYFKVIEE
- the prtP gene encoding dentilisin complex serine proteinase subunit PrtP translates to MKHQRYRFDILFFSAAVFVILTAGCSMGFVGTAPESDRIGGAQSGTMNANTAFNSEWIINQQERHNADERVHEGYSIVKTTASFNQDVFTALNGSVVGAQDLHDGYLYFLIKTGSDAAQFRTAVRAMDGVLYAQPDYHYDAPALVADDTARPPYRNLGTTGRGYFGTQDGNLTEDPKADLADWGLTVTGALEAFKRYDAHDAVHPVLAAIIDTGVNSLHEDFYDKTNHSIILYAKSSLHRGSSVQYSPPQPVPLHENWDNHGHGTHCSGTIAAVGNNGKGICGVAHAHTKLITYRGLDASGGDSYATYSCLGDLAQIITELRKEPGARDSAVFAGLPSNVISYPKLTQKTVPVNLSLGGYAVHPYEVEMMNKALAAGILPVIAMGNDGKTLAAYPAALQGILAVGATAMDDTRAAFSNGGTWMSVCAPGESIYSCGNGGSNWSNYHSSDVKTSYRWMSGTSMATPFVTGVITYLLSINPDLSPYQIKALLENTADKIDRRSPYGQYDSRGFSKWYGYGRVNVLNAANALKTGTIPAEGSVYSEKAVKITVKKAGISQTKKQVWLYEKESGICAAVGLTDEHNGTVSFYGLRTGFAYEIGINDAGTYKTYPVTATNDTDIEYTFSL
- a CDS encoding HigA family addiction module antitoxin, encoding MLELQIITDEKLPNIHPGEILKEDFLDAMNISAYRLAKEINVPETRISEIIHGKRSITADTAIRFSKFFGTTAEFWFNLQNLYDLEEENNNHSLEFETIKMYAYT
- a CDS encoding bacterial Ig-like domain-containing protein, which translates into the protein MTKCLRSLQRIGLRRNVWRTCLLAGSALLAMSLFFSCNQNVRPGSGTGGAIEKTYTVNHNWEKVDGTGYDTAPQTGLKGLVGSGTKAVAQEKEGFELDTAKHPAGKIKQENIKADGSTVVNIYYARKTITLTFDPNGGKFGSSADNKKVQGKYGETVTETITKPEKAGMKFSSWKSRTEVRVDPPATFPEEDVTYTAQWNSLESANYTVRHWNQPIIGDTYTDKVEESLSGIADEDTQAQAKTYQNFHLSKVRHVDGKIVQQKIKADGLTIVDIYYDRNIFTAKFNTDGGNSISDISGRYEADLLPPPAKPTKEGKEFVKWEPPVPARFTANTEHKAIWKDQPAQQATYTVEHWTQKVDPATGKVCPADTHTQGNYDLRDKDTGKTGKIGELTAANARTDAKYKGYETPTVTQETIEADGSTVVKIYYVRKTVTLTFDAKGGKIGSEPTKILTGKYGEKIQEAEVGKPEKDDADFDAWTPLLPQKFPEENAGYEATWKIVKELEIKDGLSKKEYAVGEKFDAAGLSVYVKYTEAPQRLITKDEYSISGFDSSAEGIKTITVTYKKKSATFTVTVKTPTPPSETYAFGDIVDKDGKKYKASAFSAPTQWENYYVIIKVEDTKYIGVRYFDNTGYGDVELGTSISNTYRNQPDSNHRYLKKDEVESIFSNKQGFKDSIKKIKGTGIPADFDKQNCIYKGKDDFGDDTFFNGNNIKVVGFNDRDILPIIAREFN
- a CDS encoding cadherin-like beta sandwich domain-containing protein, with translation MKHLQKYFCTIFLFLSIIIAGCKTNVGTSGNDTETIITARFTVTDGDGNPCELIQNDTVHSTTVKTDKARLTVNAQPFGAEVSIDGAKTRTKDFTFAANEDSKTSTIVIAYNGKTQTHTVKIRYNAGAIKKVIVTDDANKSVPVTFSATSGYLANVGTTKAKVEVETSESAGPVTIDGVKTNKKEVNFGSGEKVKKLTVAVIHNGVEEKTTVTITYSDPSLTPQVPVLKGLTVTNADDESQSFALSPLFQAYNSAYTIGVPASVSKIKVVPTVDTGITATVDGGEVQALQEGSNIIKIKTKQTESPTNAYEYTITVKKAGTGASSNAALKTLVLESGLSGISKPWIEAPATFAKATYTYTCKMNASCDQFYIQATPDDANAVMTVTANDSAPLILKSGENTKFTPLKGGENLFVITVTAADAVSTKQYTIKAIRPEGSFVLKTFTGTGLSDFYTAPFNEYKKSGVFGTKNFDATVSKSLASTTITAVPEFPLTTKMKIRINKDTEKVFNGSATVDLTKDMPRSPGYVRVQIILLSDVLVVDEYSPNVYTLWIKKVDTNAEAKNSLTDLKVQYYGNGYKFYAIPLNEAFSPAKTDYTLTLSHGITEIRVTATPESKKASIDGWQGEYTNAFYPPFDKVTIPVVAQNGDRKEYTITIKTTPVTTITIDNIVKDQIIDLSALPSEGLTVTGSFTNPSDVVSEIWVGSSGLPIQQEKGGKWVKAVITGSTTFKAVLPKAALSDLPNGLRDIKAGAFTIQGTAAALTRVPVTITGNSTPTATVIATIKSSFTIPANASMSIVALDQALYGKGEDVIFASNELPVRGMSFPTNIPLCGIPVGHECRVEVYIHEKILGRDVLLYYGVEKLLVQAGVQNSCELTLKQAQ